One genomic window of Camelina sativa cultivar DH55 chromosome 5, Cs, whole genome shotgun sequence includes the following:
- the LOC104787761 gene encoding DNA polymerase zeta catalytic subunit-like isoform X4, with amino-acid sequence MDESQSGSNVFSLRIVSIDYYMASPIPGFDICYSSFQGGEVNEVPVIRIYGSTPAGQKTCLHIHRALPYLYIPCSEIPLEQHKVDGSSTLDVSLELEKALKLKGNAASKRQHVHDCEIVRAKKFYGYHSTEEAFVKIYLYHPPDVARAASLLLVLFLVDYNLYGMGHVHISKMKFRNPVPHHFVPRRFDLEDCAGKIDKVATTKQENLSAAASVSFPVWSLSTIPGQWMWKPFEESDTPLSQSQHRDHYRRQSLCELEGDATVSDILNQQFKMYNSLSQAQSDTNMVQSLVAIWEEEYERTGMHDAPIPPDPGKPSAADVLKTMSDYAGFKTKLKEMHNEVELSPSDMNPIAVSSAGPDMHAKPEITDLQVLNHMVGTRSIYPASEQLSPLGDKSGEASMGNDEYITTPTDRGTPAETQDAEALGLFKWFASSQAAEDINSDDEILRETILSPLLPLASMNKVLEMASTDYVSQSQKECQDILDSQEDLPDFGSSTKRDLPSNPDSHNLISSSDKQSLETVVASDVPDISTSNGESENSFQRYRKSDKNKNRSFSKSNKPSNSVWGPLPFTLTKNLQKDFDSTNASVKLGLTKISSDPMNEMTDYNVPLKEHQADVCNTIDRNVLAGCSLRDLMRKKRLCHGDSPVSQHMKCRKVLPQTRDSRSGKKKECTSRAEAKKQGPALSAELSEFDYGDAPPTLSPMGVGNCECNISTQSSELHSVDRCSAKETAGQSSDEISRKFSSTTVPLGQDPQTMDSETLVSSNKLVEIEIDDVQKPGVEHESTANGIDETGRLICLTLNKKPPSLDCLSAGLQDSAHSNEIPAQFHHAREKQHGGYERNSKEIPFFPLKDIEFNKDEKKHLFDGASIGIPFHHLNDGSNLYLLTPALSPPPVDSVLQWISNDKGPGDSEIYSKNQPLGDEHIDHGASFTDLASASNVMSVSEHMQHHNKNSESNAYTESDIDLKHKGNSLNFQTSVSQEMSQISGPDGTSGPTPLSQIGFRDPASMGAGQQLTVLSIEVHAESRGDLRPDPRFDSVNVIALVVQNDDNFATEVFVLLFSPDCIDQRNVDGLSGCKLSVFVEEKQLFSFFIETLCKWDPDILLGWDIQGGSIGYLAERAAQLGIRFLNNISRTPSPTTTSDSNKRKLANSLLPDPLVADPAQVEEVVIEDEWGRTHASGVHVGGRIVLNAWRLIRGEVKLNMYTIEAVSEAVLRQKIPSIPYKVLTEWFSSGPAGARYRCIEYVIRRANLNLEILSQLDMINRTSELARVFGIEFFSVLSRGSQYRVESMLLRLAHTQNYLAISPGNQQVASQPAMECVPLVMEPESAFYDDPVIVLDFQSLYPSMIIAYNLCFSTCLGKLAHLKMNTLGVSSYSLDLDVLQDLNQIMQTPNSVMYVPPEVRSGILPRLLEEILSTRIMVKKAMKKLTPSEAVLHRIFNARQLALKLIANVTYGYTAAGFSGRMPCAELADSIVQCGRSTLEKAISFVNANDKWNARVVYGDTDSMFVLLKGRTVKEAFLVGQEIASAISEMNPHPVTLKMEKVYHPCFLLTKKRYVGYSYESPDQSEPIFDAKGIETVRRDTCEAVAKTMEQSLRLFFEKKNISKVKTYLYRQWKRILSGRVSLQDFVFAKEVRLGTYSTRDSSLLPPAAIVATKSMRADPRTEPRYAERVPYVVIHGEPGARLVDMVVDPLVLLDIDTPYRLNDLYYINKQIIPALQRVFGLVGADLNQWFLEMPRATRISLGQRPLNSRNSHKARIDYFYLSKHCILCGEVVQESAQLCNRCLKNKSAAAATMIWKTSKLEREMQHLATICRHCGGGDWIVQCGVKCNSLACSVFYERRKVQKELRGLASIATESDLYPKCMAEWF; translated from the exons CTTAAGGGAAACGCTGCTTCAAAAAGGCAACATGTCCATGATTGTGAGATTGTTAGAGCAAAGAAGTTCTATGGGTACCATTCAACAGAGGAGGCATTTGTTAAGATTTATCT CTACCATCCACCCGATGTGGCTCGTGCTGCCAGTCTTCTTCTG GTGCTgttcttg GTTGATTATAATTTGTATGGAATGGGTCATGTGCATATATCAAAGATGAAGTTCCGTAATCCAGTGCCTCACCATTTCGTTCCAAGGAGATTTGATTTGGAAGATTGTGCGGGAAAGATTGACAAAGTGGCTACTACAAAG CAGGAAAATTTAAGTGCTGCTGCAAGCGTCAGTTTTCCTGTTTGGAGCTTGTCAACAATCCCAGGTCAATGGATGTGGAAGCCCTTCGAAGAATCTGATACACCGTTGAGTCAGAGCCAGCATAGGGACCATTACAGACGTCAGAGTCTCTGTGAACTTGAGGGAGATGCTACTGTTAGTG ATATTCTCAATCAACAGTTTAAAATGTACAACTCCCTTTCACAAGCCCAGTCTGATACGAACATGGTTCAGTCGCTTGTGGCAATTTGGGAG GAGGAGTATGAAAGGACTGGCATGCATGATGCACCTATACCTCCTGATCCGGGCAAACCTTCTGCAGCTGATGTGTTGAAGACTATGTCAGATTATGCTGGGTTTAAGACTAAACTTAAAGAAATGCATAACGAAGTTGAATTGTCTCCATCTGATATGAATCCTATTGCGGTATCGTCAGCCGGTCCAGATATGCATGCCAAACCTGAAATTACTGATCTGCAGGTTTTGAATCATATGGTTGGTACACGCAGTATTTATCCTGCATCAGAACAGCTTTCTCCTCTTGGTGATAAGAGTGGAGAAGCATCAATGGGAAATGATGAATATATCACAACACCCACGGACAGAGGGACACCTGCTGAAACACAAGATGCTGAAGCCTTGGGTCTCTTTAAGTGGTTTGCCTCATCCCAGGCTGCAGAGGACATAAACTCTGATGATGAAATCCTCCGGGAAACTATCCTTAGTCCTCTTTTGCCTTTAGCGTCCATGAACAAGGTTCTTGAAATGGCGAGTACAGATTATGTGAGCCAATCCCAAAAGGAATGTCAAGACATTCTTGATTCTCAGGAGGATCTACCAGACTTTGGGAGTTCAACAAAAAGAGATTTACCTAGTAATCCTGATAGCCATAATCTTATATCTTCATCAGACAAACAATCTCTTGAAACAGTAGTCGCTAGTGATGTTCCAGATATCTCCACTTCAAATGGAGAAAGCGAAAATTCATTCCAAAGATACAGAAAGAGTGATAAGAATAAGAACAGGAGCTTCTCTAAGAGCAACAAGCCTAGCAACTCAGTATGGGGACCTTTACCTTTTACACTGACCAAAAATCTTCAGAAGGACTTTGACAGTACAAATGCTAGTGTTAAACTTGGTTTAACAAAGATTAGTTCAGATCCTATGAATGAGATGACAGACTATAATGTTCCACTCAAAGAACATCAAGCAGATGTTTGTAACACGATCGACAGAAACGTTTTGGCTGGATGTTCTCTGCGGGACTTGATGAGAAAAAAACGGTTATGCCATGGAGACTCGCCTGTTTCACAACATATGAAGTGTAGGAAGGTTCTACCACAGACCAGAGATTCCCGATCCGGGAAAAAAAAGGAGTGCACCTCGAGAGCTGAGGCAAAAAAACAAGGTCCTGCTCTTTCTGCAGAATTAAGTGAATTTGATTATGGCGATGCCCCTCCAACTTTATCTCCTATGGGTGTTGGGAATTGCGAGTGTAATATATCCACTCAGTCATCTGAACTTCATTCTGTTGATAGATGTTCGGCTAAAGAGACAGCAGGTCAAAGCAGTGATGAAATTTCAAGGAAATTTTCATCTACCACTGTTCCACTTGGTCAGGATCCGCAAACTATGGATTCAGAAACATTGGTGTCTAGCAATAAACTTGTTGAGATTGAAATAGATGATGTCCAAAAACCTGGGGTGGAGCACGAGTCAACTGCCAATGGAATTGATGAGACAGGAAGATTAATATGCCTAACCTTAAACAAGAAGCCTCCTTCTCTCGATTGCTTAAGTGCTGGACTGCAGGATTCTGCACATTCTAATGAAATTCCCGCTCAGTTTCATCATGCTAGAGAAAAACAGCATGGCGGATATG AGCGGAATTCCAAGGAGATCCCATTTTTTCCCTTGAAGGACATTGAATTCAACAAGGATGAAAAGAAACACTTGTTCGACGGAGCTTCCATTGGTATTCCCTTCCATCATCTCAATGACGGTTCCAACCTTTACCTACTGACCCCTGCCTTGTCGCCGCCTCCTGTGGATTCTGTTTTACAATGGATATCGAATGACAAAG GTCCAGGAGACTCtgaaatttattcaaaaaatcaacCATTAGGAGATGAGCATATTGATCATGGGGCGAGTTTCACTGATCTTGCTTCTGCATCTAATGTGATGTCTGTGTCTGAGCACATGCAGCACCATAATAAGAATTCAGAATCAAATGCTTATACAGAGTCTGATATAGATCTGAAACACAAAGGAAATAGTCTTAACTTTCAGACTAGTGTTTCCCAAGAGATGTCTCAGATTTCAGGTCCTGATGGGACATCAGGGCCCACTCCCTTAAGTCAAATTGGATTCCGAGATCCTGCGAGCATGGGGGCAGGGCAACAGCTTACAGTGCTGAGTATAGAG GTTCATGCAGAGTCTAGAGGGGACCTGCGACCTGATCCACGATTTGATTCTGTCAATGTCATAGCTCTCGTCGTGCAGAATGACGATAATTTTGCAACTGAAGTATTTGTGCTTTTATTTAGTCCAGATTGCATTGATCAGAG GAATGTTGATGGCCTATCTGGATGCAAGTTGTCTGTCTTCGTTGAAGAGAAGCAACTATTCAGTTTTTTCATTGAGACCTTATGTAAATGGGATCCAGATATTCTTTTGGGCTGGGATATACAGGGTGGATCCATTGGTTATTTGGCTGAAAGGGCTGCACAGCTTGGTATAAGATTTCTCAATAATATATCTAGGACGCCATCCCCGACCACGACCAGTGATTCAAATAAGAGAAAGCTTGCTAATAGTCTACTGCCAGACCCGTTGGTAGCTGATCCTGCTCAAGTAGAAGAAGTGGTAATTGAGGACGAGTGGGGCCGCACACATGCTAGTGGTGTCCATGTTGGAGGTCGAATTGTTCTCAATGCATGGCGTTTGATTCGCGGGGAAGTTAAACTCAACATGTACACGATTGAAGCTGTGTCAGAGGCTGTTTTGAGGCAAAAGATTCCATCAATCCCCTATAAAGTATTGACAGAATGGTTTTCGAGTGGTCCTGCTGGTGCAAGATATCGATGCATAGAATATGTGATTCGCCGAGCAAATTTGAACCTTGAGATTCTGAGCCAACTTGACATG ATAAATCGTACGTCAGAACTTGCACGTGTTTTTGGCATAGAATTTTTCTCAGTTCTCTCCCGAGGTTCCCAATACAGAGTGGAATCCATGCTTTTAAGATTAGCACATACACAAAATTATCTTGCCATATCTCCAGGAAATCAACAG GTTGCTTCTCAGCCAGCTATGGAATGTGTACCTCTTGTGATGGAACCAGAGTCTGCATTCTACGATGATCCTGTTATTGTGTTGGATTTTCAATCTCTCTACCCTTCAATGATTATAGCATATAATTTGTGCTTTTCTACATGTCTCGGAAAACTTGCACATTTGAAGATGAACACCCTTGGGGTCAGCTCATACTCTCTAGACCTTGATGTTCTTCAGGATTTAAATCAGATCATGCAGACCCCAAACAGTGTGATGTACGTGCCACCAGAG GTACGTAGTGGAATTTTACCAAGGCTGCTAGAGGAAATTTTATCTACAAGAATAATGGTGAAAAAAGCAATGAAAAAGTTGACTCCTTCAGAAGCAGTTCTTCACCGG ATATTTAATGCGAGGCAGCTTGCTTTAAAGCTAATAGCAAATGTGACTTATGGCTATACTGCTGCTGGCTTCAGTGGTCGAATGCCTTGTGCAGAGCTGGCAGATAGCATTGTCCAGTGTGGTCGTAGCACACTTGAGAAGGCTATTTCGTTCGTCAATGCAAATGATAAATGGAACGCTAGAGTTGTGTATGGTGACACTGATAG TATGTTTGTCCTCCTCAAAGGACGGACCGTAAAAGAAGCTTTTTTAGTTGGACAAGAGATTGCATCTGCAATATCTGAAATGAACCCACACCCAGTCACTTTAAAGATGGAGAAAGTCTATCACCCTTGTTTCCTTCTTACTAAGAAGCGCTATGTTGGGTACAGTTATGAAAGTCCAGATCAGAGTGAGCCTATATTTGATGCAAAAGGTATTGAAACTGTTCGAAGAGACACTTGTGAAGCCGTTGCAAAAACTATGGAGCAATCGTTGAGACTcttttttgaaaagaagaacATCTCTAAG GTTAAGACATACTTGTATAGACAGTGGAAGCGGATACTATCAGGGAGAGTGTCTCTCCAAGATTTTGTCTTTGCAAAAGAAGTTCGGTTGGGGACTTATAGCACAAGAGACTCTTCACTCCTTCCTCCAGCAGCTATTGTGGCAACCAAATCAATGAGAGCAGACCCTCGGACAGAGCCACGCTATGCTGAACGAGTGCCTTATGTTGTGATCCATGGGGAGCCTGGAGCTCGACTTGTTGATATGGTGGTGGACCCACTGGTTCTTTTGGACATCGATACACCCTACCGATTGAATGACTTATACTacatcaacaaacaaattatacCAGCTTTGCAAAGGGTGTTTGGACTTGTGGGTGCAGACTTAAACCAGTGGTTTTTGGAGATGCCCCGTGCCACCAGAATTTCCCTTGGTCAACGTCCCTTAAACTCTAGAAACTCGCACAAAGCTagaattgattatttttatcTCTCGAAACATTGCATCTTGTGTGGGGAAGTTGTTCAGGAATCTGCTCAGCTATGCAACCGGTGcctcaaaaataaaagtgcTGCTGCTGCAACCATGATTTGGAAGACTTCAaaattggagagagagatgcaaCACCTAGCCACG ATATGCAGACACTGTGGTGGGGGAGACTGGATTGTGCAATGCGGAGTGAAATGCAATTCCCTCGCTTGCTCAGTCTTTTACGAGAGACGGAAAGTTCAGAAGGAACTTCGTGGCCTCGCCTCCATTGCTACAGAGAGTGACCTTTACCCGAAATGCATGGCTGAGTGGTTCTAA
- the LOC104787761 gene encoding DNA polymerase zeta catalytic subunit-like isoform X3, whose amino-acid sequence MDESQSGSNVFSLRIVSIDYYMASPIPGFDICYSSFQGGEVNEVPVIRIYGSTPAGQKTCLHIHRALPYLYIPCSEIPLEQHKVDGSSTLDVSLELEKALKLKGNAASKRQHVHDCEIVRAKKFYGYHSTEEAFVKIYLYHPPDVARAASLLLSGAVLGKILQPYESHIPFILQFLVDYNLYGMGHVHISKMKFRNPVPHHFVPRRFDLEDCAGKIDKVATTKENLSAAASVSFPVWSLSTIPGQWMWKPFEESDTPLSQSQHRDHYRRQSLCELEGDATVSDILNQQFKMYNSLSQAQSDTNMVQSLVAIWEEEYERTGMHDAPIPPDPGKPSAADVLKTMSDYAGFKTKLKEMHNEVELSPSDMNPIAVSSAGPDMHAKPEITDLQVLNHMVGTRSIYPASEQLSPLGDKSGEASMGNDEYITTPTDRGTPAETQDAEALGLFKWFASSQAAEDINSDDEILRETILSPLLPLASMNKVLEMASTDYVSQSQKECQDILDSQEDLPDFGSSTKRDLPSNPDSHNLISSSDKQSLETVVASDVPDISTSNGESENSFQRYRKSDKNKNRSFSKSNKPSNSVWGPLPFTLTKNLQKDFDSTNASVKLGLTKISSDPMNEMTDYNVPLKEHQADVCNTIDRNVLAGCSLRDLMRKKRLCHGDSPVSQHMKCRKVLPQTRDSRSGKKKECTSRAEAKKQGPALSAELSEFDYGDAPPTLSPMGVGNCECNISTQSSELHSVDRCSAKETAGQSSDEISRKFSSTTVPLGQDPQTMDSETLVSSNKLVEIEIDDVQKPGVEHESTANGIDETGRLICLTLNKKPPSLDCLSAGLQDSAHSNEIPAQFHHAREKQHGGYERNSKEIPFFPLKDIEFNKDEKKHLFDGASIGIPFHHLNDGSNLYLLTPALSPPPVDSVLQWISNDKGPGDSEIYSKNQPLGDEHIDHGASFTDLASASNVMSVSEHMQHHNKNSESNAYTESDIDLKHKGNSLNFQTSVSQEMSQISGPDGTSGPTPLSQIGFRDPASMGAGQQLTVLSIEVHAESRGDLRPDPRFDSVNVIALVVQNDDNFATEVFVLLFSPDCIDQRNVDGLSGCKLSVFVEEKQLFSFFIETLCKWDPDILLGWDIQGGSIGYLAERAAQLGIRFLNNISRTPSPTTTSDSNKRKLANSLLPDPLVADPAQVEEVVIEDEWGRTHASGVHVGGRIVLNAWRLIRGEVKLNMYTIEAVSEAVLRQKIPSIPYKVLTEWFSSGPAGARYRCIEYVIRRANLNLEILSQLDMINRTSELARVFGIEFFSVLSRGSQYRVESMLLRLAHTQNYLAISPGNQQVASQPAMECVPLVMEPESAFYDDPVIVLDFQSLYPSMIIAYNLCFSTCLGKLAHLKMNTLGVSSYSLDLDVLQDLNQIMQTPNSVMYVPPEVRSGILPRLLEEILSTRIMVKKAMKKLTPSEAVLHRIFNARQLALKLIANVTYGYTAAGFSGRMPCAELADSIVQCGRSTLEKAISFVNANDKWNARVVYGDTDSMFVLLKGRTVKEAFLVGQEIASAISEMNPHPVTLKMEKVYHPCFLLTKKRYVGYSYESPDQSEPIFDAKGIETVRRDTCEAVAKTMEQSLRLFFEKKNISKVKTYLYRQWKRILSGRVSLQDFVFAKEVRLGTYSTRDSSLLPPAAIVATKSMRADPRTEPRYAERVPYVVIHGEPGARLVDMVVDPLVLLDIDTPYRLNDLYYINKQIIPALQRVFGLVGADLNQWFLEMPRATRISLGQRPLNSRNSHKARIDYFYLSKHCILCGEVVQESAQLCNRCLKNKSAAAATMIWKTSKLEREMQHLATICRHCGGGDWIVQCGVKCNSLACSVFYERRKVQKELRGLASIATESDLYPKCMAEWF is encoded by the exons CTTAAGGGAAACGCTGCTTCAAAAAGGCAACATGTCCATGATTGTGAGATTGTTAGAGCAAAGAAGTTCTATGGGTACCATTCAACAGAGGAGGCATTTGTTAAGATTTATCT CTACCATCCACCCGATGTGGCTCGTGCTGCCAGTCTTCTTCTG tCAGGTGCTgttcttggtaaaattttgcAGCCTTACGAGTCTCATATTCCCTTTATTCTCCAGTTTCTG GTTGATTATAATTTGTATGGAATGGGTCATGTGCATATATCAAAGATGAAGTTCCGTAATCCAGTGCCTCACCATTTCGTTCCAAGGAGATTTGATTTGGAAGATTGTGCGGGAAAGATTGACAAAGTGGCTACTACAAAG GAAAATTTAAGTGCTGCTGCAAGCGTCAGTTTTCCTGTTTGGAGCTTGTCAACAATCCCAGGTCAATGGATGTGGAAGCCCTTCGAAGAATCTGATACACCGTTGAGTCAGAGCCAGCATAGGGACCATTACAGACGTCAGAGTCTCTGTGAACTTGAGGGAGATGCTACTGTTAGTG ATATTCTCAATCAACAGTTTAAAATGTACAACTCCCTTTCACAAGCCCAGTCTGATACGAACATGGTTCAGTCGCTTGTGGCAATTTGGGAG GAGGAGTATGAAAGGACTGGCATGCATGATGCACCTATACCTCCTGATCCGGGCAAACCTTCTGCAGCTGATGTGTTGAAGACTATGTCAGATTATGCTGGGTTTAAGACTAAACTTAAAGAAATGCATAACGAAGTTGAATTGTCTCCATCTGATATGAATCCTATTGCGGTATCGTCAGCCGGTCCAGATATGCATGCCAAACCTGAAATTACTGATCTGCAGGTTTTGAATCATATGGTTGGTACACGCAGTATTTATCCTGCATCAGAACAGCTTTCTCCTCTTGGTGATAAGAGTGGAGAAGCATCAATGGGAAATGATGAATATATCACAACACCCACGGACAGAGGGACACCTGCTGAAACACAAGATGCTGAAGCCTTGGGTCTCTTTAAGTGGTTTGCCTCATCCCAGGCTGCAGAGGACATAAACTCTGATGATGAAATCCTCCGGGAAACTATCCTTAGTCCTCTTTTGCCTTTAGCGTCCATGAACAAGGTTCTTGAAATGGCGAGTACAGATTATGTGAGCCAATCCCAAAAGGAATGTCAAGACATTCTTGATTCTCAGGAGGATCTACCAGACTTTGGGAGTTCAACAAAAAGAGATTTACCTAGTAATCCTGATAGCCATAATCTTATATCTTCATCAGACAAACAATCTCTTGAAACAGTAGTCGCTAGTGATGTTCCAGATATCTCCACTTCAAATGGAGAAAGCGAAAATTCATTCCAAAGATACAGAAAGAGTGATAAGAATAAGAACAGGAGCTTCTCTAAGAGCAACAAGCCTAGCAACTCAGTATGGGGACCTTTACCTTTTACACTGACCAAAAATCTTCAGAAGGACTTTGACAGTACAAATGCTAGTGTTAAACTTGGTTTAACAAAGATTAGTTCAGATCCTATGAATGAGATGACAGACTATAATGTTCCACTCAAAGAACATCAAGCAGATGTTTGTAACACGATCGACAGAAACGTTTTGGCTGGATGTTCTCTGCGGGACTTGATGAGAAAAAAACGGTTATGCCATGGAGACTCGCCTGTTTCACAACATATGAAGTGTAGGAAGGTTCTACCACAGACCAGAGATTCCCGATCCGGGAAAAAAAAGGAGTGCACCTCGAGAGCTGAGGCAAAAAAACAAGGTCCTGCTCTTTCTGCAGAATTAAGTGAATTTGATTATGGCGATGCCCCTCCAACTTTATCTCCTATGGGTGTTGGGAATTGCGAGTGTAATATATCCACTCAGTCATCTGAACTTCATTCTGTTGATAGATGTTCGGCTAAAGAGACAGCAGGTCAAAGCAGTGATGAAATTTCAAGGAAATTTTCATCTACCACTGTTCCACTTGGTCAGGATCCGCAAACTATGGATTCAGAAACATTGGTGTCTAGCAATAAACTTGTTGAGATTGAAATAGATGATGTCCAAAAACCTGGGGTGGAGCACGAGTCAACTGCCAATGGAATTGATGAGACAGGAAGATTAATATGCCTAACCTTAAACAAGAAGCCTCCTTCTCTCGATTGCTTAAGTGCTGGACTGCAGGATTCTGCACATTCTAATGAAATTCCCGCTCAGTTTCATCATGCTAGAGAAAAACAGCATGGCGGATATG AGCGGAATTCCAAGGAGATCCCATTTTTTCCCTTGAAGGACATTGAATTCAACAAGGATGAAAAGAAACACTTGTTCGACGGAGCTTCCATTGGTATTCCCTTCCATCATCTCAATGACGGTTCCAACCTTTACCTACTGACCCCTGCCTTGTCGCCGCCTCCTGTGGATTCTGTTTTACAATGGATATCGAATGACAAAG GTCCAGGAGACTCtgaaatttattcaaaaaatcaacCATTAGGAGATGAGCATATTGATCATGGGGCGAGTTTCACTGATCTTGCTTCTGCATCTAATGTGATGTCTGTGTCTGAGCACATGCAGCACCATAATAAGAATTCAGAATCAAATGCTTATACAGAGTCTGATATAGATCTGAAACACAAAGGAAATAGTCTTAACTTTCAGACTAGTGTTTCCCAAGAGATGTCTCAGATTTCAGGTCCTGATGGGACATCAGGGCCCACTCCCTTAAGTCAAATTGGATTCCGAGATCCTGCGAGCATGGGGGCAGGGCAACAGCTTACAGTGCTGAGTATAGAG GTTCATGCAGAGTCTAGAGGGGACCTGCGACCTGATCCACGATTTGATTCTGTCAATGTCATAGCTCTCGTCGTGCAGAATGACGATAATTTTGCAACTGAAGTATTTGTGCTTTTATTTAGTCCAGATTGCATTGATCAGAG GAATGTTGATGGCCTATCTGGATGCAAGTTGTCTGTCTTCGTTGAAGAGAAGCAACTATTCAGTTTTTTCATTGAGACCTTATGTAAATGGGATCCAGATATTCTTTTGGGCTGGGATATACAGGGTGGATCCATTGGTTATTTGGCTGAAAGGGCTGCACAGCTTGGTATAAGATTTCTCAATAATATATCTAGGACGCCATCCCCGACCACGACCAGTGATTCAAATAAGAGAAAGCTTGCTAATAGTCTACTGCCAGACCCGTTGGTAGCTGATCCTGCTCAAGTAGAAGAAGTGGTAATTGAGGACGAGTGGGGCCGCACACATGCTAGTGGTGTCCATGTTGGAGGTCGAATTGTTCTCAATGCATGGCGTTTGATTCGCGGGGAAGTTAAACTCAACATGTACACGATTGAAGCTGTGTCAGAGGCTGTTTTGAGGCAAAAGATTCCATCAATCCCCTATAAAGTATTGACAGAATGGTTTTCGAGTGGTCCTGCTGGTGCAAGATATCGATGCATAGAATATGTGATTCGCCGAGCAAATTTGAACCTTGAGATTCTGAGCCAACTTGACATG ATAAATCGTACGTCAGAACTTGCACGTGTTTTTGGCATAGAATTTTTCTCAGTTCTCTCCCGAGGTTCCCAATACAGAGTGGAATCCATGCTTTTAAGATTAGCACATACACAAAATTATCTTGCCATATCTCCAGGAAATCAACAG GTTGCTTCTCAGCCAGCTATGGAATGTGTACCTCTTGTGATGGAACCAGAGTCTGCATTCTACGATGATCCTGTTATTGTGTTGGATTTTCAATCTCTCTACCCTTCAATGATTATAGCATATAATTTGTGCTTTTCTACATGTCTCGGAAAACTTGCACATTTGAAGATGAACACCCTTGGGGTCAGCTCATACTCTCTAGACCTTGATGTTCTTCAGGATTTAAATCAGATCATGCAGACCCCAAACAGTGTGATGTACGTGCCACCAGAG GTACGTAGTGGAATTTTACCAAGGCTGCTAGAGGAAATTTTATCTACAAGAATAATGGTGAAAAAAGCAATGAAAAAGTTGACTCCTTCAGAAGCAGTTCTTCACCGG ATATTTAATGCGAGGCAGCTTGCTTTAAAGCTAATAGCAAATGTGACTTATGGCTATACTGCTGCTGGCTTCAGTGGTCGAATGCCTTGTGCAGAGCTGGCAGATAGCATTGTCCAGTGTGGTCGTAGCACACTTGAGAAGGCTATTTCGTTCGTCAATGCAAATGATAAATGGAACGCTAGAGTTGTGTATGGTGACACTGATAG TATGTTTGTCCTCCTCAAAGGACGGACCGTAAAAGAAGCTTTTTTAGTTGGACAAGAGATTGCATCTGCAATATCTGAAATGAACCCACACCCAGTCACTTTAAAGATGGAGAAAGTCTATCACCCTTGTTTCCTTCTTACTAAGAAGCGCTATGTTGGGTACAGTTATGAAAGTCCAGATCAGAGTGAGCCTATATTTGATGCAAAAGGTATTGAAACTGTTCGAAGAGACACTTGTGAAGCCGTTGCAAAAACTATGGAGCAATCGTTGAGACTcttttttgaaaagaagaacATCTCTAAG GTTAAGACATACTTGTATAGACAGTGGAAGCGGATACTATCAGGGAGAGTGTCTCTCCAAGATTTTGTCTTTGCAAAAGAAGTTCGGTTGGGGACTTATAGCACAAGAGACTCTTCACTCCTTCCTCCAGCAGCTATTGTGGCAACCAAATCAATGAGAGCAGACCCTCGGACAGAGCCACGCTATGCTGAACGAGTGCCTTATGTTGTGATCCATGGGGAGCCTGGAGCTCGACTTGTTGATATGGTGGTGGACCCACTGGTTCTTTTGGACATCGATACACCCTACCGATTGAATGACTTATACTacatcaacaaacaaattatacCAGCTTTGCAAAGGGTGTTTGGACTTGTGGGTGCAGACTTAAACCAGTGGTTTTTGGAGATGCCCCGTGCCACCAGAATTTCCCTTGGTCAACGTCCCTTAAACTCTAGAAACTCGCACAAAGCTagaattgattatttttatcTCTCGAAACATTGCATCTTGTGTGGGGAAGTTGTTCAGGAATCTGCTCAGCTATGCAACCGGTGcctcaaaaataaaagtgcTGCTGCTGCAACCATGATTTGGAAGACTTCAaaattggagagagagatgcaaCACCTAGCCACG ATATGCAGACACTGTGGTGGGGGAGACTGGATTGTGCAATGCGGAGTGAAATGCAATTCCCTCGCTTGCTCAGTCTTTTACGAGAGACGGAAAGTTCAGAAGGAACTTCGTGGCCTCGCCTCCATTGCTACAGAGAGTGACCTTTACCCGAAATGCATGGCTGAGTGGTTCTAA